A part of Marinobacter psychrophilus genomic DNA contains:
- a CDS encoding YiiX/YebB-like N1pC/P60 family cysteine hydrolase, with the protein MLLNWLSRRLTAYLSKEISRHSIRTSTWGAMVNTLQPGDVLLVEGNTRISVAIKYLTQSTWSHAALYLGPDAGLGVSDDGEAHVLVEADLEHGIRPLPLCYYRHAHTRICRPVGLSDKDLRTLAEYAFSRLGHQYDMKNVFDLARYLWSTPPVPTRYRHKLLAFGSGDPTRAICSTFIAEGFQQLRYPILPVVKTLSANDPDCADCVHERFRVRHHSLFTPRDFDASPYFRIIKPTIEGEFDYRAIAWEDG; encoded by the coding sequence ATGCTACTGAATTGGCTTTCGAGGCGCCTGACCGCTTACCTTTCGAAGGAAATCTCCCGGCACTCCATCAGAACGTCCACCTGGGGCGCGATGGTGAATACTCTCCAACCCGGAGACGTTCTGCTGGTAGAGGGCAACACGCGGATCAGCGTTGCCATCAAGTACCTGACTCAGTCCACCTGGTCTCACGCTGCGCTTTACCTTGGACCGGATGCCGGACTTGGAGTATCGGACGATGGTGAAGCTCACGTGCTCGTTGAGGCGGACCTTGAACACGGTATCCGTCCGCTGCCACTTTGCTATTATCGTCACGCCCACACCCGTATTTGCCGCCCGGTCGGGTTAAGCGACAAGGACCTTCGAACGCTTGCTGAATACGCTTTCAGCAGACTCGGCCATCAGTACGATATGAAAAACGTGTTTGATCTGGCCCGCTACCTTTGGTCAACGCCTCCGGTGCCAACCCGCTACAGACACAAACTGCTGGCGTTCGGAAGCGGCGATCCCACCCGGGCGATCTGTTCAACGTTCATTGCCGAAGGATTCCAGCAGCTGCGCTATCCGATTCTGCCGGTGGTGAAAACACTTTCCGCCAACGATCCTGACTGTGCCGATTGCGTGCATGAACGTTTCCGGGTGAGGCATCATTCCTTGTTCACCCCGAGGGACTTTGATGCTTCACCCTATTTCCGGATTATAAAACCCACCATTGAAGGCGAATTCGATTACCGGGCCATCGCCTGGGAGGACGGTTAA
- a CDS encoding EthD family reductase, with the protein MIKVSVLYPKAEDSTFDIAYYRDTHMALVRERLGGACKRTAIESGLAGGTPGEAPTYIAMGHLYFDSPSDFEAAFGPHAKEILGDIPNFTNVQPTVQVSEVIE; encoded by the coding sequence ATGATAAAAGTCAGCGTACTCTACCCAAAAGCTGAAGATAGTACGTTCGACATTGCCTATTACCGTGACACTCATATGGCGCTGGTTCGCGAAAGACTGGGGGGCGCGTGCAAGCGAACAGCTATCGAATCAGGCCTTGCAGGAGGCACGCCGGGAGAGGCGCCCACCTACATCGCCATGGGGCACCTGTATTTTGATTCCCCCAGTGACTTCGAGGCGGCGTTCGGGCCCCACGCCAAAGAGATCCTGGGGGATATCCCGAATTTTACCAACGTACAACCGACGGTTCAGGTCAGCGAGGTCATCGAGTAA
- a CDS encoding zf-HC2 domain-containing protein, with protein sequence MLMCRDLAEIASDYIDDELTGRRNLSVKMHLMMCKHCRSFIGNLRVSTDLIKAHSSSKPDEEFIRRIDEQVAKALKTRKPRDGNHE encoded by the coding sequence ATGTTAATGTGCAGGGACCTGGCCGAAATCGCCAGTGATTACATCGATGATGAGCTGACCGGCCGACGGAATCTGTCTGTGAAAATGCATCTGATGATGTGCAAGCACTGCCGCTCGTTTATCGGTAACCTTCGTGTCAGCACCGATCTTATAAAGGCGCACTCCTCCAGCAAGCCGGACGAGGAATTCATACGTCGGATTGATGAACAGGTAGCCAAAGCGCTCAAGACACGAAAACCCCGTGATGGGAATCATGAGTGA
- a CDS encoding RNA polymerase sigma factor — MNTAVHPDSQCSLIEDLKRGDSSAYKKAVREYSPGMLAVARFYLDYSSAEEIVQDCWVTVIDAIHKFEGRSGLKTWLHRIVANRCKNKLRSSKREVAIDFSESLEPELANRFNAAGHWNLPPSLKFHESADTLMENDALSDCLDKHLSALPETQRSALMLYEAHQHKSEDVCNILDVSASNFRVLLHRARQKIFLMVEAFQETGEC; from the coding sequence ATGAACACCGCAGTGCATCCGGACTCCCAATGCTCGCTGATCGAAGACCTGAAAAGAGGCGATTCATCTGCCTACAAAAAAGCCGTTCGGGAATATTCCCCAGGTATGTTGGCCGTCGCCCGGTTTTACCTCGATTATTCCAGTGCTGAAGAGATTGTTCAGGATTGCTGGGTGACGGTGATCGATGCCATTCACAAATTTGAAGGCCGCTCAGGCCTGAAAACCTGGTTGCACCGAATTGTCGCAAACCGCTGCAAGAACAAGCTCCGATCCAGCAAGCGGGAAGTAGCGATTGATTTTTCTGAAAGCCTGGAACCGGAGCTTGCCAACCGCTTCAATGCAGCAGGCCACTGGAACCTGCCGCCATCACTCAAGTTCCATGAGTCGGCAGATACCTTAATGGAGAATGACGCGCTCAGCGATTGCCTGGACAAACACCTGTCCGCGCTCCCAGAAACCCAGCGCTCAGCCCTGATGCTGTACGAAGCCCACCAACACAAATCCGAGGACGTCTGTAACATTCTGGATGTCAGTGCCTCTAACTTTCGTGTCCTTTTACACCGTGCCAGGCAGAAAATCTTTCTCATGGTGGAAGCCTTCCAGGAGACGGGCGAATGTTAA
- a CDS encoding FAD-dependent oxidoreductase has protein sequence MTRSKLLLILVIAVIVGFFLGFDGHKLLTLENLQANQGALAQWIDQNLLTAVVGYAVIYVVVTALSLPGATIMTLAGGAFFGNLYGLAAVSIASTLGASLAFLVARFLMRDTLRARYRETIAKMDRGIKKDGAFYLATLRLVPVFPFFLINLAMGLTGMKLRIYALVSWVAMLPGTFVFVNAGTQLGQIQSTGDIVSADLLLSFALLGLFPLIAKFVVGFLRRRKVYAGWKKPAKFDYNLLVIGGGSAGLVSAYIAAAVKAKVGLIEKHKMGGDCLNTGCVPSKALIRSAKAADTLRHANRYGLESVPVKGSFKAIMERVQQAIKTIEPHDSPERYRSLGVDVMLGSARFISPWELEVQHNDGRSERLTARSIVIATGGKPAVPNIPGLADMNPLHSDNLWQLEQQPQRLLVLGGGPIGSELAHAFARLGSQVVLVQHGDQILAKEDADVAELVLEQFRADAIDVRLNHTAAEFCLENGEKVAYCDHQGDRVRIAFDEVLVAVGRAANTEGLNLEALGIEPQKNGTLPTEDDLSVRFPNIFACGDVAGPYQFTHAASHQAWYAAVNGLFGSFKRFKVDYRVMPWVTFTAPEVARVGLSEAEAKAQKIDYQLTRYDLGGLDRAITESENVGFIKVLTPPGKDKILGVVVVGSHAGEILAEFTLAMKHGLGLNKILGTIHPYPTWNEAAKATAGQWKRANAPQRLLAVVEKIHSWRRG, from the coding sequence ATGACGCGTAGCAAGCTTTTACTTATTTTAGTGATCGCCGTGATTGTTGGTTTTTTTCTCGGCTTCGATGGGCACAAGCTGCTGACTCTGGAGAACCTTCAGGCGAATCAAGGTGCCCTGGCACAATGGATTGACCAGAACCTCCTGACAGCCGTTGTCGGTTATGCCGTAATTTATGTGGTGGTCACAGCTCTGTCCTTGCCGGGGGCGACCATCATGACTCTGGCCGGCGGTGCCTTTTTCGGTAACTTGTATGGCTTGGCGGCGGTTTCCATTGCCTCAACGCTGGGGGCTTCCCTGGCGTTTTTGGTGGCGAGATTTCTCATGCGTGACACCCTAAGGGCGCGCTATCGGGAAACCATCGCCAAAATGGACCGTGGCATCAAAAAGGATGGCGCGTTCTATCTGGCAACCCTTCGTCTTGTGCCGGTGTTCCCATTCTTTCTAATTAACCTGGCGATGGGCCTCACAGGGATGAAGCTGCGGATCTACGCTTTGGTCAGCTGGGTTGCGATGTTGCCGGGCACGTTTGTTTTTGTGAATGCCGGCACTCAGTTGGGTCAAATTCAGTCCACTGGCGACATAGTCTCTGCGGATTTGCTGCTGTCTTTTGCCTTGCTCGGGCTTTTCCCGCTGATTGCAAAATTTGTGGTTGGCTTTCTCCGTCGTCGCAAGGTTTATGCCGGTTGGAAGAAGCCGGCAAAGTTTGACTACAATTTGCTGGTGATTGGCGGCGGTTCTGCCGGCCTGGTATCGGCTTATATTGCTGCGGCGGTGAAAGCCAAAGTGGGTTTGATAGAAAAACACAAAATGGGTGGTGACTGCCTGAATACCGGTTGTGTGCCCTCCAAAGCGCTGATTCGCAGTGCTAAAGCCGCCGACACCCTGCGCCACGCCAATCGGTATGGCCTGGAATCAGTGCCGGTGAAAGGCTCGTTTAAAGCCATTATGGAACGGGTGCAGCAAGCCATAAAAACCATTGAACCACACGATTCGCCGGAGCGTTACCGTTCGCTGGGCGTAGATGTAATGCTTGGCAGCGCCCGCTTCATTAGCCCTTGGGAACTGGAAGTACAACATAACGATGGCCGCAGCGAGCGGCTGACGGCGCGCAGTATTGTTATCGCCACTGGCGGTAAGCCGGCAGTGCCGAATATACCCGGGCTGGCGGACATGAACCCGCTGCATTCCGACAATCTATGGCAGCTGGAACAACAACCGCAGAGGTTGCTGGTCTTGGGTGGTGGGCCCATTGGCTCCGAACTGGCCCATGCTTTTGCGCGCCTGGGCTCGCAGGTTGTGCTGGTACAACACGGCGATCAAATTCTGGCCAAGGAAGACGCCGACGTTGCTGAGCTGGTGCTGGAGCAATTCCGCGCCGACGCTATAGATGTGCGCTTGAACCATACTGCGGCCGAATTCTGTCTCGAAAATGGCGAAAAAGTCGCTTACTGTGACCACCAGGGTGATCGCGTGCGCATTGCTTTTGACGAGGTGTTGGTCGCCGTAGGGCGAGCCGCGAATACCGAAGGCCTGAACCTGGAAGCGTTGGGTATCGAGCCCCAAAAAAATGGCACGCTGCCCACTGAAGATGATTTAAGCGTGCGCTTTCCCAACATTTTTGCTTGCGGCGATGTAGCCGGGCCCTATCAATTTACCCACGCAGCTTCCCATCAGGCCTGGTACGCGGCGGTAAATGGCCTGTTTGGATCGTTTAAGCGCTTCAAGGTGGATTATAGAGTGATGCCTTGGGTTACTTTTACCGCGCCGGAAGTGGCTCGGGTGGGTTTGAGCGAAGCGGAAGCCAAGGCGCAGAAGATCGACTATCAGCTTACCCGTTATGATCTGGGCGGCCTGGATCGTGCCATTACCGAAAGCGAAAACGTCGGGTTTATAAAAGTGTTAACGCCACCCGGCAAAGACAAAATCCTCGGCGTGGTGGTGGTGGGTTCCCATGCCGGCGAAATTCTGGCGGAATTCACTCTGGCGATGAAGCACGGCCTGGGATTAAATAAAATTCTTGGCACAATTCATCCGTACCCGACCTGGAATGAAGCGGCCAAAGCTACTGCGGGCCAGTGGAAGCGGGCCAATGCGCCCCAGCGTTTGCTGGCTGTGGTGGAAAAGATTCACAGTTGGCGTCGCGGTTGA
- a CDS encoding radical SAM protein codes for MPPTLASTPIKASRTRIPLVEVLEPRATDSWTHTRNGDPRGYMDADTLKELWIHTGTACNLACPFCLEGSHPGDGRIPGMKLSDVKPFIQEAMGMGVEQFSFTGGEPFVIRDFVNILNYASQHRRCFVLTNATEPLLKRRHQVLPLLNNPYPIHFRVSLDFPDRTRHDKDRGEGSFDQALEGVHWLVEQGFKVSIARQTDVNEVAAEVEAAFREIFREWGIPETLAFTAFPDLGTPGSEDGSPEITESCMEKYPTSDSRAHFMCAYTRMLVKKGDDVRVYACTLVDDDPQYDLGGSLTQSMDERVMLRHHRCFSCYRYGASCSAPA; via the coding sequence ATGCCGCCGACCCTAGCCAGTACGCCCATTAAGGCTTCCCGTACACGCATTCCGCTGGTGGAAGTTCTGGAGCCTCGCGCAACCGACAGCTGGACGCACACCCGCAACGGCGACCCTCGTGGGTATATGGATGCGGATACTTTAAAAGAGCTGTGGATTCACACTGGTACTGCCTGCAACCTGGCGTGCCCATTCTGTCTGGAAGGCAGCCATCCTGGTGATGGCCGCATCCCCGGTATGAAGCTGAGCGATGTGAAGCCGTTTATCCAGGAAGCTATGGGTATGGGCGTGGAGCAGTTTTCCTTCACTGGTGGCGAGCCGTTTGTGATTCGGGATTTTGTGAATATCCTGAATTATGCCAGCCAGCACCGGCGATGTTTTGTGTTGACCAACGCCACCGAGCCGCTGTTGAAACGCAGGCATCAAGTGCTGCCGCTGCTGAACAATCCCTATCCCATTCACTTCCGCGTTAGCCTGGATTTCCCCGATCGCACCCGCCATGACAAAGACCGCGGTGAAGGCAGTTTTGATCAGGCATTAGAGGGTGTGCACTGGCTGGTTGAGCAAGGTTTTAAGGTGTCTATTGCGCGCCAGACCGATGTCAACGAAGTGGCGGCCGAGGTGGAAGCTGCGTTCCGCGAGATCTTCCGCGAATGGGGCATTCCTGAAACCCTGGCGTTTACCGCGTTTCCAGACCTGGGTACGCCGGGCTCGGAAGATGGTAGTCCGGAGATTACTGAAAGCTGCATGGAGAAATACCCCACCAGTGATAGCCGCGCGCACTTTATGTGCGCGTATACGCGGATGTTGGTGAAGAAGGGTGACGATGTGCGGGTTTATGCCTGTACGTTGGTGGATGATGATCCGCAGTACGATTTGGGTGGCTCGCTGACTCAGAGCATGGATGAGCGCGTTATGTTGCGCCATCATCGGTGCTTTTCTTGTTATCGCTATGGGGCCAGTTGTTCGGCGCCTGCTTAG
- a CDS encoding MaoC family dehydratase translates to MPDKPQVLITNIRQRAAEGLSAGDRFTITRCFSPEDIASFAAISRDYNPVHCDSHFATIKGMREPIAHGLLTASLITEIGGQIGWLASGMTFKFKRPVYAGETLTCDWVISKIDEQERAKAEINVINGDGVTVLEAEITGVLPNENERKRLTEMLTEGDPTNGVRDLYA, encoded by the coding sequence ATGCCAGACAAGCCCCAGGTACTCATCACAAACATCCGCCAGCGCGCTGCCGAAGGGCTAAGTGCCGGCGATCGCTTTACCATAACCCGCTGTTTTAGCCCTGAAGACATCGCATCCTTCGCGGCGATTTCCCGAGACTACAACCCGGTCCATTGCGACAGCCATTTTGCGACGATCAAAGGTATGCGCGAACCTATTGCTCACGGCCTCCTGACAGCAAGTCTCATCACCGAAATCGGCGGTCAAATAGGCTGGCTGGCATCAGGCATGACATTCAAATTCAAACGACCTGTCTATGCCGGTGAAACATTGACCTGCGACTGGGTCATCAGCAAAATCGACGAACAAGAACGCGCGAAGGCAGAAATCAACGTCATCAATGGTGACGGAGTCACCGTTCTTGAAGCAGAAATAACCGGTGTCCTGCCCAATGAAAACGAGCGAAAACGCCTGACCGAGATGCTCACCGAAGGCGATCCCACCAACGGTGTCAGAGATCTCTACGCGTAA
- the ectA gene encoding diaminobutyrate acetyltransferase — MTSEGSNTTAINLRKPVKDDGFRLNQLVAECPPLDPNSIYCNLLQCSDFADTAVAAEKDSDLVGFISGYIPPQKPETVFVWQVAVHEKGRGQGLAKRMLKAIVARQELSHISYMETTITADNDASWALFRSFTRDMGTELTFEEHFTKDVHFGGQHDSEILLRIGPFTKPD, encoded by the coding sequence ATGACATCAGAAGGATCGAATACCACCGCCATCAACCTGCGGAAACCTGTGAAGGATGATGGCTTCAGGCTGAATCAGTTGGTGGCTGAGTGTCCGCCGCTGGATCCGAATTCAATTTACTGCAATCTTTTGCAGTGCAGCGATTTTGCCGACACGGCAGTGGCTGCGGAGAAAGACAGCGATCTTGTAGGCTTTATTTCCGGTTATATTCCCCCCCAGAAGCCGGAAACAGTCTTTGTATGGCAGGTTGCGGTCCACGAGAAAGGTCGCGGTCAAGGGCTTGCCAAGCGTATGTTGAAGGCGATTGTGGCACGGCAAGAACTCAGTCACATTAGCTATATGGAAACCACCATTACCGCTGACAACGACGCTTCCTGGGCGCTGTTCCGCTCGTTCACCCGAGATATGGGTACCGAATTGACCTTTGAGGAGCACTTCACGAAAGACGTGCACTTTGGCGGTCAGCACGACTCCGAAATTTTGCTGCGCATTGGGCCCTTCACCAAGCCTGACTGA
- a CDS encoding aspartate kinase produces MTAQLHTVEKIGGTSMTNYEAVRDNIIIGNRSKDEMYQRIFVVSAYAGVTNELLEHKKTGKPGVYALFADAESDWAWGDDLTKLVRFLTDINGEMFEDSMLKQQADQFITDRVEGVRGCLIDLQRLCSYGQFQLEEHLLTVREMLAGIGEAHSAFNTTLKLQQEGVNARFVDLTGWRDAELLPLDEKLKQAFDAVDLTRELPIATGYAQCKEGLMRTFDRGYSEMTFSRVAVITEAREAVIHKEYHLSSADPNIVGADKVVPLGRTNYDVADQLANLGMEAIHPRAGKGLRQNDIPLRVMNTFEPEHTGTLITKDYVSEKPQVEIIAGAKGIFAIELFDQDMQGEPGSDRKILDVLSRFKVRFVSKDTNANTITHYVSTTLKHVKRVVNALKETFPNAEVNTRKVALVSAIGSDMKVLGILARSVKALADAEISVLALHQCMRQVDIQFVIDEDNYKATIVALHAALIEPHNHEYAIASAEQCAIG; encoded by the coding sequence ATGACTGCGCAATTACATACCGTTGAAAAAATCGGCGGCACCTCCATGACCAACTACGAGGCCGTACGCGACAACATCATTATTGGTAATCGTAGCAAAGACGAGATGTATCAGCGCATCTTTGTGGTGTCGGCCTACGCCGGTGTCACCAACGAGTTACTAGAGCATAAAAAAACGGGTAAGCCGGGCGTTTATGCCCTGTTCGCGGATGCGGAATCGGATTGGGCCTGGGGCGACGATCTCACCAAGCTGGTGCGCTTTCTTACGGACATCAACGGCGAGATGTTTGAAGACTCGATGTTAAAGCAGCAAGCCGACCAGTTCATTACTGATCGGGTTGAAGGCGTGCGAGGCTGTCTGATCGACCTGCAGCGCTTGTGTTCGTATGGTCAGTTTCAGCTTGAAGAACACTTGCTGACGGTGCGCGAGATGCTGGCCGGTATTGGCGAAGCCCACAGTGCCTTCAACACGACATTGAAACTGCAGCAGGAAGGTGTCAACGCCCGCTTTGTAGACTTAACCGGCTGGCGCGATGCAGAACTGTTGCCGCTGGATGAAAAGCTTAAACAGGCGTTCGATGCGGTAGACCTCACCCGTGAACTGCCCATTGCCACCGGCTATGCGCAGTGCAAGGAAGGCCTGATGCGTACCTTTGATCGCGGTTACAGTGAAATGACCTTTAGCCGGGTGGCGGTGATCACCGAAGCCCGTGAAGCCGTTATTCACAAGGAATACCATTTGAGCTCGGCCGACCCCAATATTGTGGGTGCCGATAAGGTAGTACCTTTGGGCCGCACCAACTACGACGTGGCCGACCAACTGGCCAACTTGGGCATGGAAGCCATTCATCCACGTGCCGGTAAAGGCCTGCGCCAGAATGATATTCCACTGCGGGTGATGAACACTTTTGAACCGGAACATACCGGTACTCTGATCACCAAAGACTACGTTAGCGAAAAACCTCAGGTAGAAATTATCGCCGGTGCCAAGGGCATCTTCGCTATTGAATTGTTTGATCAAGACATGCAGGGCGAGCCAGGTTCAGACCGCAAGATTTTGGACGTGCTGAGCCGGTTTAAGGTGCGCTTTGTGTCAAAAGACACCAACGCTAACACCATCACTCATTACGTGAGTACCACGCTGAAACACGTAAAGCGGGTGGTGAACGCGCTGAAAGAGACGTTCCCCAATGCTGAGGTGAATACTCGCAAAGTGGCGCTGGTATCGGCCATTGGCAGTGACATGAAAGTGCTTGGCATTCTGGCACGATCAGTAAAAGCGCTGGCCGATGCAGAAATCAGTGTGCTGGCGTTGCACCAGTGCATGCGCCAGGTGGATATTCAATTCGTGATCGATGAAGACAATTATAAGGCTACTATTGTGGCGCTGCATGCCGCGTTGATAGAGCCGCATAATCACGAATACGCGATTGCGTCGGCCGAGCAGTGCGCTATTGGTTAA
- a CDS encoding DUF3429 domain-containing protein — protein MIAVARLAIFVGLAGLIPFIGAVLALFFMPHHSLVVSSWFYTYSAGILAFMAGVYWTIALQREDRCYPMSPFVSMLFSQIFFIAAGVGLLVSSPWKAVLFTLAFLGLYLVDARWMKIYWPAWYLRLRLGLTLTVVVCQVIVATWFFAVHYG, from the coding sequence GTGATTGCGGTGGCCCGACTGGCCATCTTTGTTGGCTTGGCCGGTCTGATTCCTTTCATAGGCGCTGTTTTGGCGCTGTTTTTTATGCCCCATCACAGCCTAGTGGTCAGCAGCTGGTTCTACACCTATAGCGCTGGAATATTGGCCTTTATGGCGGGCGTTTACTGGACAATTGCGCTGCAGCGTGAAGACCGCTGCTACCCAATGTCGCCGTTCGTGTCGATGTTATTCAGTCAGATATTTTTTATTGCGGCAGGTGTGGGCTTATTAGTGTCTTCGCCGTGGAAAGCGGTACTGTTTACATTGGCATTTTTGGGATTGTATCTGGTAGATGCACGCTGGATGAAGATTTACTGGCCAGCATGGTATCTTCGCCTGCGCTTGGGATTAACGCTGACAGTGGTGGTCTGTCAGGTAATTGTAGCCACCTGGTTCTTCGCCGTACATTACGGCTGA
- a CDS encoding DUF6482 family protein yields the protein MRITVEQLKNRNNASIELMEILSLEGQSYMARLTVDGQQMILSDERGTTTQFRSTWHAQDMLSSFHILETQVVHLSAYNEMVGMEPSSAEPLRVRVQRQKP from the coding sequence TTGCGTATTACCGTGGAACAACTGAAAAATCGCAACAATGCCAGTATCGAGCTGATGGAAATACTTTCGCTGGAAGGCCAAAGCTATATGGCGAGGCTTACAGTAGATGGCCAACAGATGATTTTGTCTGATGAGCGCGGCACCACCACGCAGTTTCGCAGCACCTGGCATGCCCAAGACATGCTGAGCAGTTTTCACATACTTGAAACTCAAGTGGTTCATTTATCAGCATACAATGAAATGGTGGGTATGGAACCTAGCAGCGCTGAACCGCTAAGGGTTCGGGTACAGAGGCAAAAGCCGTGA
- a CDS encoding 4'-phosphopantetheinyl transferase family protein has translation MTPTVWLCHQTKSTHVELPSWLNASEYDRAVHCSDARRAGFLSSRWLIRQALAGASGETPSACSPCKGRPTESQYPPEWRLSLSHSSGIAACATNLQEEVGLDIEPCQRRPDWRKVVQRWFSPAEQEWLLAQDDALEFLKVWTLKEAWLKATGRGIAGNLQTLEVRRGFELCGDRYDNTRPWQACCIYVDGFLVTLVYRRLAVEAPETPLAWPSILLLKPPLSDYRLTPADTLDSLWEPLFQRPIRSMASRDS, from the coding sequence GTGACACCAACTGTATGGCTCTGCCATCAAACCAAAAGCACTCACGTTGAACTGCCATCCTGGTTAAATGCCAGTGAATATGACCGGGCTGTGCATTGCAGCGACGCTCGGCGTGCCGGGTTTCTCAGTAGCCGTTGGTTAATTCGTCAGGCACTGGCGGGTGCCAGCGGCGAGACGCCTAGTGCGTGCTCCCCATGTAAGGGGCGACCTACAGAATCGCAGTACCCTCCTGAATGGCGTTTATCGCTCAGCCACAGCAGCGGAATAGCGGCCTGCGCGACCAACCTGCAAGAAGAGGTCGGCCTGGACATTGAGCCCTGCCAGCGCCGCCCAGACTGGCGGAAAGTGGTGCAACGCTGGTTTTCACCGGCTGAACAGGAATGGCTGCTGGCCCAAGACGACGCCTTGGAATTTCTGAAAGTATGGACATTGAAAGAAGCCTGGCTAAAAGCCACCGGCCGCGGTATTGCCGGTAATCTGCAAACCCTAGAGGTGCGCCGTGGGTTCGAACTTTGCGGCGACCGGTACGACAACACTCGGCCATGGCAGGCCTGCTGCATCTATGTAGACGGTTTTTTGGTCACTCTGGTGTATCGCCGATTGGCGGTAGAGGCACCCGAAACACCTCTTGCCTGGCCTTCCATCCTGTTGCTGAAACCGCCCCTGAGCGACTACAGGCTCACGCCGGCAGATACTTTGGACTCCCTCTGGGAACCCCTGTTTCAGCGCCCAATCCGCTCTATGGCGTCTCGCGACAGCTGA
- the pdxH gene encoding pyridoxamine 5'-phosphate oxidase: protein MDIGDMRRDFESDGLDRDQLDDNPMQQFQVWFEDARKADILEPNAMSLATAGNDGLPDLRTVLLKYFDDSGFVFYTNYGSRKAHEMEQNPKAALLFPWLGLNRQVRIQGKVEKVSKTESLRYFASRPRGSQIGAWVSEQSKVITSRGLLEQKVAEIKRKFNDGEVPLPSFWGGFRVVPHSIEFWQGRPSRLHDRFEYNQTEPGDGKLWTIDRLQP from the coding sequence ATGGACATCGGAGATATGCGCCGGGATTTCGAGAGCGACGGTCTGGATCGGGACCAACTGGATGACAACCCCATGCAACAGTTCCAAGTCTGGTTTGAAGATGCTCGGAAAGCTGACATTCTGGAACCTAATGCCATGTCGCTAGCCACCGCCGGCAACGATGGCTTGCCCGATTTGCGCACCGTTTTGCTTAAATACTTCGACGACAGCGGTTTTGTATTCTATACCAATTATGGCAGCCGTAAGGCTCATGAAATGGAGCAGAATCCAAAAGCGGCCCTATTGTTTCCTTGGTTGGGCCTGAATCGCCAAGTGCGCATTCAGGGCAAAGTTGAAAAAGTCAGCAAAACCGAATCCTTGCGTTACTTTGCCTCGCGCCCTCGCGGCAGCCAGATTGGCGCTTGGGTGTCAGAGCAAAGCAAGGTCATTACCTCCCGCGGACTGCTGGAACAGAAAGTTGCGGAAATAAAGCGTAAGTTTAATGATGGTGAAGTGCCACTGCCTAGTTTTTGGGGTGGTTTTCGGGTGGTGCCCCACAGCATCGAGTTCTGGCAGGGTCGCCCCAGCCGCCTTCACGATCGGTTCGAATATAACCAAACTGAACCAGGCGATGGTAAACTGTGGACTATCGATCGGTTGCAACCCTGA